From a region of the Synechococcus sp. PCC 7335 genome:
- a CDS encoding AraC family transcriptional regulator, whose product MSNHADEVQLWKTPLHGVECYAAQLYRHRFDKHFHDEYTIGMNRSGTGQCIHQGQRHYHHPGSFNCINPSEVHTGEVASHSDRWFFQNIYITPSALRQILTQLDQSAQSQLPCFSQMVVDDPSLQQAFQRAFCSLIDVSAGTLAQQTTLLHFLAQLLSRHLRPPAVNHPARREYQAIQQVRAYLEAHCAEAITVEELGSLVHLNPYYLIRCFHKQVGLPPHRYKQQCQLIKAKHSLNEEAAIATVALRCGFYDQSHLNRAFKKAYGLTPGQYRKAHR is encoded by the coding sequence GTGAGCAACCATGCAGACGAAGTTCAACTTTGGAAAACGCCTCTACATGGGGTTGAATGCTATGCAGCTCAACTATATCGCCATCGCTTTGATAAGCATTTTCACGATGAATACACAATCGGAATGAACCGTAGCGGTACTGGACAGTGTATTCATCAAGGCCAGAGGCACTACCATCATCCCGGTAGCTTTAACTGCATCAATCCATCAGAAGTCCATACAGGAGAAGTTGCGTCCCATAGCGACCGCTGGTTCTTTCAGAACATCTATATCACCCCTTCTGCGCTAAGGCAGATTTTGACTCAGTTAGACCAGTCAGCGCAAAGCCAACTGCCTTGCTTCTCGCAAATGGTTGTAGATGACCCCTCGCTTCAACAAGCTTTTCAGCGAGCTTTTTGTTCTCTGATAGATGTGTCCGCTGGGACATTAGCACAACAAACTACGCTTCTGCACTTCTTGGCCCAGTTGTTATCTAGACATCTTCGACCGCCAGCAGTCAACCATCCTGCAAGGCGTGAATATCAGGCGATTCAGCAAGTCCGAGCATATCTTGAAGCCCACTGCGCAGAAGCGATTACGGTGGAAGAGCTGGGCTCGCTGGTGCATCTCAATCCCTACTACCTGATCCGTTGCTTTCACAAACAAGTAGGGCTACCGCCTCACCGTTATAAACAACAATGCCAACTGATAAAAGCGAAACATTCACTCAACGAAGAGGCGGCAATCGCAACGGTTGCGCTTCGCTGTGGCTTCTAC
- the murJ gene encoding murein biosynthesis integral membrane protein MurJ, which translates to MINASRSSRRLGKKSLAGIAGIVAAATLLSKAFGYLRQASILAAFGTGPVTDANAAAYALPAFMLVLLGGVNGPFHSAIISAIARKKREEVAPIVETITTIVGIVLAGVTVAIILFAPAVIDLFAPGFGETDVGLLVTRPIAIAMLRVMAPIAVFAGFIGIGFGSLNADDQYWLPSVSPLLSSVTVVLGLLILRLVLGEQISDPSYFMTGGIVVAGGTLTGAMLQWLVQVPALAKSGLGRLRLRFDIHNPGVRDVLKVLVPATLSSGTLQINALTDLRFATYIPQAPAALESASLLVLAPLGIISNVVLVPFFPVFSRLAEPALWPDLKLRIRQSLMLVALTMMPISALIITLARPIVTVAYRYGAFDEDSVEIVSSLLIAYGIGMFVYLARDVMVRVFYALGDGQTPFKISLVNIVINFALDYVFLKLMGAPGLVIATVGVNLVSLIAMTILLARKIGGLPLIEWTGAITTVFAVSMVSGLSCWLTLGGLASVLGSEGFVTNLVQVCVAGAVGSTTFVLIAVVLKIPEAELLIQQVRQRFSR; encoded by the coding sequence ATGATCAATGCGTCTAGGAGTAGCCGTCGCTTGGGTAAAAAGTCATTAGCAGGCATCGCGGGCATTGTGGCAGCGGCTACCTTGCTGAGCAAAGCATTTGGATATTTAAGACAGGCATCAATTCTAGCGGCCTTCGGGACGGGGCCAGTCACAGATGCTAATGCCGCTGCCTATGCATTACCTGCGTTCATGCTGGTTCTTTTAGGTGGTGTTAACGGCCCGTTTCACAGCGCCATCATCAGCGCGATCGCCAGAAAAAAGAGAGAGGAGGTCGCGCCGATTGTCGAGACGATTACCACTATCGTTGGTATCGTCTTAGCCGGTGTAACTGTTGCTATCATTCTGTTTGCACCCGCCGTAATCGATCTCTTTGCGCCTGGTTTCGGAGAAACGGATGTCGGCCTGCTGGTGACGCGGCCTATCGCGATCGCCATGCTGCGAGTCATGGCACCAATTGCTGTTTTTGCTGGCTTCATTGGCATCGGGTTCGGCAGTCTCAACGCGGACGATCAGTACTGGCTTCCATCTGTTAGTCCCCTTCTTTCTAGCGTTACGGTTGTTTTGGGACTGCTCATCTTACGATTAGTACTAGGTGAACAGATTAGCGATCCTAGTTACTTCATGACTGGCGGTATAGTCGTTGCCGGAGGAACACTGACAGGCGCTATGCTTCAGTGGCTCGTCCAGGTTCCCGCGCTGGCGAAGTCTGGCCTGGGGCGTCTGCGACTTCGCTTCGATATCCACAACCCCGGTGTTCGTGACGTGCTGAAGGTGCTGGTGCCTGCAACGCTCTCTTCTGGCACACTACAAATTAACGCGCTGACTGACTTGCGCTTTGCGACCTATATTCCTCAAGCACCAGCGGCGCTAGAGAGTGCCAGCCTCTTAGTTCTAGCCCCTTTAGGCATTATCTCTAATGTTGTTCTAGTTCCATTCTTTCCTGTTTTCTCAAGGCTGGCCGAGCCTGCGCTATGGCCAGACCTAAAGCTGCGAATTCGCCAAAGCTTGATGCTAGTAGCGCTCACGATGATGCCTATCAGCGCACTTATCATCACACTCGCGAGACCAATCGTTACCGTCGCCTACAGGTACGGGGCTTTTGACGAAGACTCCGTAGAGATAGTCTCTAGCCTTCTAATTGCTTACGGCATTGGAATGTTCGTCTACCTGGCACGAGACGTGATGGTTCGGGTATTCTACGCGCTTGGGGATGGACAAACACCCTTCAAAATTAGCTTGGTGAATATTGTGATTAACTTCGCCTTAGATTACGTCTTCCTCAAACTGATGGGCGCACCCGGCTTAGTCATCGCTACCGTTGGCGTTAATCTGGTTTCCTTGATAGCAATGACTATTCTACTCGCAAGAAAGATAGGCGGACTGCCACTTATTGAATGGACGGGTGCAATCACTACCGTCTTCGCTGTCAGTATGGTTAGCGGTCTCTCCTGCTGGCTAACGTTAGGTGGCCTCGCCAGCGTATTAGGGTCTGAAGGCTTCGTGACTAACTTAGTTCAGGTGTGTGTTGCTGGCGCTGTCGGTAGCACGACGTTCGTATTGATCGCAGTTGTTCTGAAGATTCCCGAAGCAGAGCTATTGATACAACAGGTACGTCAACGTTTCAGCCGTTAG
- a CDS encoding aminoglycoside 6-adenylyltransferase, with protein sequence MISQQQLVLERTQLLQQASAYFSQQQDVVGVFVAGSIPNGSADAYSDIDLRVVATPTGQERLVSEKFDIPVLWGNWLFNEWRSGTQHCVSHFRPFLKIDVFYWNVETLEPSPSLRFAADILFDRTGQVQELLNRSALLTFPTPETTEVSRVISKALACAHEALRKAKRGELFYAQSLIESLRSYIIQMEDWLRSFEPVTVADFKIEHRISDRLRAVLISSYAPLEAITLESVTIELSKVLSEQIPELHSRFDLRRSLENDTYAVELVTKQLVG encoded by the coding sequence ATGATCTCACAGCAGCAGCTAGTTTTAGAAAGGACACAACTTCTTCAGCAGGCATCAGCTTACTTCTCTCAACAACAAGATGTAGTAGGTGTTTTTGTTGCTGGTTCTATTCCTAATGGTTCGGCCGATGCCTACTCTGATATTGATCTGAGAGTGGTCGCTACACCCACTGGACAGGAACGTCTTGTCAGTGAGAAGTTTGATATCCCTGTTCTCTGGGGCAACTGGTTGTTCAATGAGTGGCGTAGCGGAACGCAACACTGTGTATCGCACTTTCGCCCCTTCCTTAAGATTGATGTTTTCTATTGGAATGTAGAAACACTAGAGCCTTCGCCGTCTCTTCGGTTCGCTGCTGATATTCTTTTTGATCGTACTGGACAGGTACAAGAGCTGCTTAATCGGTCTGCGCTACTAACGTTTCCAACACCAGAGACGACAGAAGTCAGCCGAGTAATCAGCAAGGCACTAGCCTGTGCCCATGAAGCCCTCCGTAAAGCAAAGCGTGGGGAGCTATTCTACGCGCAGTCGTTGATAGAGAGTCTACGCTCATACATAATTCAGATGGAAGACTGGCTTCGTTCTTTTGAGCCGGTTACCGTAGCCGACTTCAAGATAGAACACCGAATTAGTGATCGCCTTAGAGCTGTGTTGATATCGTCATACGCACCGCTGGAAGCGATCACCCTCGAATCTGTGACTATAGAGCTGAGCAAGGTACTTTCAGAGCAAATACCTGAGCTTCATAGTCGTTTTGATTTGCGGAGGTCATTGGAGAACGATACTTATGCGGTAGAGCTTGTCACCAAGCAGTTAGTAGGTTGA
- a CDS encoding S41 family peptidase translates to MLRIRRFSVLLLCTVTFFLSGLLVTTAPSASQTDSSPFEQVWQTVNDNFYDPNFNGVDWLAAKAQYKPLADAAQSETERAQVINRMLSALQTSHTHFYTPEDKAYYQLLGIFLPLLPDLQPQIETHLPDGKPQYSGIGIFTKQTATGTFVEAVLDGSPAEGAGLMRGDKLLSVDGQPFHPIGSFLEKVGQPTSILVERSPNVQEEIVVVPEMLDTTEMFMDAMKASVDVVERAGQKVGYVHLWSYAGEKFHKQLKNELLYGQLKDVDSFTLDLRDGWGGASASYLNFYTPQNIAITGTARNRPPSTASSAWSKPVVMLVNEGSRSGKEILAYGFRKHGIGPIVGTKTAGAVVQGNLYVMNDGSILYLAIADIQVDGDVRIEGAGIEPTIEVAAPLAYAQGADPQKEAAIEVAFDEIR, encoded by the coding sequence ATGCTTCGTATTCGTAGATTCTCCGTTCTACTGCTATGTACTGTCACCTTCTTTCTCAGTGGGCTGTTAGTCACTACTGCTCCGAGTGCTAGCCAAACTGATAGTAGTCCCTTTGAACAGGTTTGGCAGACGGTGAACGACAACTTCTACGATCCTAATTTCAACGGTGTTGACTGGCTTGCTGCCAAAGCACAGTACAAGCCATTGGCAGATGCGGCACAGTCAGAGACGGAGCGTGCTCAGGTCATCAATCGGATGCTCTCTGCGTTGCAGACATCGCATACGCACTTCTACACGCCAGAGGATAAGGCATACTATCAACTACTCGGTATTTTTCTACCGCTCCTACCAGACCTACAGCCACAGATAGAAACCCACTTACCAGACGGAAAGCCGCAGTACAGCGGCATCGGTATCTTCACAAAACAAACCGCCACAGGAACTTTCGTCGAAGCTGTCTTAGACGGTAGTCCTGCTGAGGGAGCTGGACTGATGAGAGGAGATAAGCTACTCAGCGTTGATGGGCAACCGTTTCATCCTATCGGGTCATTCCTTGAGAAAGTAGGCCAGCCAACCAGTATTTTAGTTGAGCGATCACCTAACGTTCAAGAGGAGATTGTGGTTGTTCCAGAGATGTTGGATACAACAGAAATGTTCATGGACGCGATGAAGGCGAGCGTTGACGTTGTTGAGCGAGCGGGCCAAAAAGTAGGCTATGTTCACCTCTGGTCATATGCAGGAGAAAAGTTTCACAAGCAGCTAAAGAACGAGCTACTCTACGGCCAATTGAAAGATGTGGATAGCTTCACTCTCGATTTGAGAGATGGGTGGGGTGGGGCCTCTGCTTCCTATCTCAACTTCTATACACCTCAAAACATAGCGATAACGGGTACGGCTCGCAACCGTCCGCCTTCCACCGCTAGCTCTGCTTGGAGTAAGCCAGTCGTGATGCTAGTAAATGAAGGAAGTCGAAGTGGCAAGGAAATCTTAGCCTATGGATTTCGTAAGCATGGCATCGGCCCTATCGTTGGCACTAAAACGGCTGGTGCAGTTGTGCAGGGCAACTTGTACGTTATGAATGATGGCAGTATTCTTTATCTAGCTATAGCTGACATCCAGGTTGACGGTGATGTACGTATAGAGGGCGCTGGTATTGAGCCGACGATCGAAGTTGCAGCACCCTTAGCGTATGCTCAAGGTGCTGACCCACAAAAAGAAGCTGCAATCGAGGTTGCATTCGACGAGATTCGTTAA
- a CDS encoding recombinase family protein: MKIGYARVSTVDQNLDLQTDALKQVGCEKIYSDRGVSGAKAERPGLDKALEHIRKKDTLVIWKLDRLGRSLRDLLGIVEYLKERGAHFHSIQDGFDTSTASGKMVFSVIGAMAEYERNLIRERTMAGLKAARARGRNGGRPKALDESQVKVAIALAEAGELTINKICEQIGCSRSTYYRQVAPKLKS; the protein is encoded by the coding sequence GTGAAAATAGGATACGCCAGAGTTTCGACCGTTGACCAGAATTTAGACCTGCAAACGGATGCTCTGAAGCAGGTAGGCTGCGAGAAGATCTATAGCGATCGTGGGGTGAGCGGAGCAAAGGCTGAGCGGCCTGGACTAGATAAAGCGCTTGAACACATCAGAAAGAAGGACACTCTGGTTATCTGGAAGCTGGATCGGCTGGGCCGTTCGCTGAGAGATTTGCTAGGCATCGTTGAGTACTTGAAGGAGCGCGGCGCACACTTTCATAGCATTCAAGATGGCTTCGATACGTCTACTGCATCAGGAAAGATGGTGTTCTCTGTAATTGGAGCAATGGCTGAGTATGAGCGCAACCTCATCAGAGAGCGAACAATGGCAGGATTGAAAGCGGCGCGTGCGCGTGGCCGTAACGGTGGCCGACCGAAGGCGCTGGACGAAAGCCAGGTGAAGGTGGCGATCGCACTGGCTGAAGCAGGCGAACTGACGATCAACAAAATTTGTGAGCAGATAGGATGTAGTCGCTCTACCTACTATCGGCAAGTTGCGCCTAAACTCAAGAGCTGA